A DNA window from Bradyrhizobium sp. CCBAU 53421 contains the following coding sequences:
- a CDS encoding ABC transporter substrate-binding protein, which yields MRKHPGLSRRDWLKGTGAVLAGTALSTRVMAAAPPAEPVTPTLIAAAKKEGQVVYYTSTDLPVAEKLARAFEAKYPDITVRVERTGAERVFQRVGQEYSSNIHVVDVVNSSDAAHFIVWKRDGILAPYVPEEVAKYYPEEHRDADGQFASFRVWLSIIAYNTTLVKAEEAPKSFADLLDPKWKGKIVKGHPGYSGTIMTATYQMQRDLGWSFFEKLAKQNIMQVQSSTDPPKKLDLGERAVMADGNEYNIFQLKEMGRPVEPVYASEGSPIIVGPNGIFKDCPHPNAARLFQSFALGREGQQLNVEIGGLRSVHAQAQEKAGRRPLKDIKTMKDDPAAVEREGESIKSHYTRIFRV from the coding sequence ATGAGGAAACATCCTGGGCTATCGCGCCGCGATTGGCTGAAGGGCACCGGTGCCGTGCTGGCAGGGACCGCCCTTTCAACACGCGTGATGGCCGCCGCGCCACCCGCGGAACCGGTGACGCCGACCTTGATCGCGGCCGCTAAGAAGGAAGGGCAGGTCGTCTATTACACCTCGACCGATCTGCCGGTCGCCGAGAAGCTGGCAAGAGCGTTCGAAGCGAAATATCCCGATATCACCGTGCGTGTCGAACGCACCGGCGCAGAGCGTGTGTTCCAGCGGGTCGGCCAGGAATATTCCAGCAACATTCACGTGGTCGACGTCGTCAACTCCTCGGACGCCGCGCATTTCATCGTGTGGAAGCGCGACGGCATTCTGGCGCCCTATGTGCCGGAGGAGGTCGCGAAATACTATCCGGAGGAGCATCGCGATGCGGACGGTCAGTTCGCAAGCTTCCGGGTCTGGCTGTCGATCATCGCCTACAACACCACTCTCGTGAAGGCCGAGGAGGCGCCGAAGAGCTTTGCCGATCTGCTCGATCCGAAATGGAAGGGCAAGATCGTGAAGGGGCATCCCGGCTATAGCGGCACCATCATGACCGCGACCTATCAGATGCAGCGCGATCTCGGCTGGAGCTTCTTCGAGAAGCTCGCCAAGCAGAACATCATGCAGGTGCAGTCCTCGACTGATCCACCGAAGAAGCTCGACCTCGGCGAGCGCGCGGTCATGGCCGACGGCAACGAGTACAACATCTTTCAGTTGAAGGAGATGGGCCGCCCGGTCGAGCCGGTCTACGCCAGCGAAGGATCGCCGATCATTGTCGGTCCCAACGGGATCTTCAAGGACTGCCCGCATCCCAATGCGGCAAGGCTGTTTCAGTCGTTCGCGCTCGGGCGCGAGGGGCAGCAGCTCAACGTCGAGATCGGCGGCCTCAGGTCTGTCCACGCGCAGGCCCAGGAGAAGGCCGGCCGCAGGCCGCTAAAGGACATCAAGACGATGAAGGACGATCCCGCAGCAGTGGAGCGGGAAGGGGAATCGATCAAATCGCATTACACCCGCATCTTCCGCGTTTGA
- a CDS encoding enoyl-CoA hydratase/isomerase family protein encodes MTDNSVLLEKRGQAFWITINRPDKRNALNAGVIAGIAKGYREAHDDKDVRVIVLTGAGDKAFCAGADLQNSGAAFSMDFSRPNVDYADLLRLSQNATKPAIARVGGVCMAGGMGLLCMTDMAVAADGVIFGLPEVKVGVFPMQVLSLLQSIAPPRLVNEWALTGEPFDAKAAQAAGLLNYVVPAAELDAKVDWLIGRIVDKSPTAIRRGKYAMRAIASMSFDESIAYTESQIALLAMTEDAKEGLKAFGEKRKPTWTGR; translated from the coding sequence ATGACCGACAACAGCGTTCTTCTCGAAAAGCGCGGGCAGGCGTTCTGGATCACCATCAACCGCCCGGACAAGCGCAACGCGCTCAATGCCGGCGTCATCGCCGGCATCGCGAAGGGCTATCGCGAGGCGCATGACGACAAGGACGTGCGCGTCATCGTGCTGACCGGTGCGGGCGACAAGGCGTTCTGCGCCGGCGCCGATCTGCAGAACAGCGGCGCGGCGTTCTCGATGGATTTCTCGCGACCCAATGTCGACTATGCCGATTTGCTGCGGCTGTCGCAGAACGCGACCAAGCCCGCGATCGCGCGGGTCGGGGGCGTCTGCATGGCCGGCGGCATGGGGCTGTTGTGCATGACCGACATGGCGGTCGCCGCCGATGGTGTGATCTTCGGCCTGCCGGAGGTGAAGGTCGGCGTGTTTCCGATGCAGGTTCTGAGCCTGCTGCAGTCGATCGCCCCGCCGCGCCTGGTCAACGAATGGGCGCTGACCGGCGAGCCGTTCGATGCCAAGGCCGCACAGGCCGCGGGTCTTCTCAACTACGTGGTGCCGGCGGCCGAGCTCGATGCCAAGGTCGATTGGCTGATCGGCCGCATCGTCGACAAGTCGCCGACCGCGATCCGCCGCGGCAAATACGCGATGCGGGCGATCGCGTCGATGTCGTTCGACGAAAGCATCGCCTACACCGAAAGCCAGATCGCGCTGCTGGCGATGACCGAGGACGCCAAGGAAGGCCTCAAGGCCTTCGGCGAGAAGCGCAAGCCGACCTGGACCGGACGCTGA
- a CDS encoding molybdopterin oxidoreductase family protein: MNQHAKVAIRHSTCPHDCPSACALDVEVIEGRSIGRVRGSKQQTYTAGVVCAKVARYAERIHHAERLMYPMRRTGPKGSGQFARISWDEALDEIAARFEAAEREFGAESVWPYYYAGTMGLVMRDGLNRLSHVKKYSRFYGTICSTIARIGFAAGTGKIAGVDPREMGVSDLVVIWGTNPVNTQVNVMTHASRARKERGAKIAAVDVYNNETMKQADIKILLRPGTDGAFACAVMHVLFRDAFADRDYLARYTDCPDELEAHLKTRTPEWASAISGVPVEEIEAFARLVGTTKRSFFRLGYGFTRSRNGAAQMHAALCIPAVTGAWQYEGGGAFFNNAGIWRFDESIIEGHDAIDPSTRVLDQSQIGRILTGDAEALKGGGPVKAMLIQNTNPMTVAPEQALVQQGFAREDLFVAVHEQFMTETAQMADIVLPATMFMEHDDLYYGGGHQHISVGPKLIDPPGECRSNHEVLQGLGRRLNAVHPGFDMTPRQLIDATLKKSGHGDIEKLEADIWRDLQPDFRTSHYLDGFAHADKKFHFKVDWGRVPVGAGGLMGAWDKMPSLPDHWTIIEEADAQHPFRLATSPSRSFLNTSFNETPSSQAREGAPTVMIHPDDAAGLSIADGDAVTLGNMRGETTLTAKLFDGVRRGVLIAESIHPNKSHIGGRGINMLTGAEAVAPLGGAAFHDNKVWIRKASAA, translated from the coding sequence ATGAACCAGCATGCCAAGGTCGCCATCCGCCATTCCACCTGCCCGCACGACTGCCCCTCGGCATGTGCACTCGACGTCGAGGTGATCGAAGGACGTTCGATCGGCAGGGTCCGGGGCTCGAAACAGCAGACCTATACCGCCGGCGTCGTCTGCGCCAAGGTCGCGCGTTACGCCGAGCGCATTCATCACGCCGAGCGGCTGATGTATCCGATGCGCCGGACCGGCCCGAAGGGCTCCGGCCAGTTCGCGCGGATTTCCTGGGACGAGGCGCTGGACGAGATCGCGGCGCGGTTCGAGGCAGCCGAACGGGAATTCGGCGCCGAGTCGGTCTGGCCTTACTATTACGCCGGCACCATGGGGCTCGTGATGCGCGACGGCCTCAACCGGCTGTCGCATGTGAAGAAGTATTCGCGCTTCTATGGCACGATTTGCTCGACCATCGCGCGCATCGGCTTCGCCGCCGGAACGGGCAAGATCGCCGGCGTCGATCCGCGCGAGATGGGCGTCTCCGACCTCGTCGTAATCTGGGGCACCAATCCGGTGAACACCCAGGTCAACGTGATGACGCATGCGTCGCGCGCACGGAAGGAGCGCGGCGCCAAGATCGCGGCGGTCGACGTCTACAACAACGAGACCATGAAGCAGGCCGATATCAAGATCCTGCTGCGGCCGGGTACCGACGGCGCCTTCGCCTGCGCCGTGATGCACGTGCTGTTCCGCGACGCCTTTGCCGATCGCGATTATCTCGCGCGCTACACCGATTGCCCCGACGAGCTGGAAGCGCATCTGAAGACGCGCACGCCGGAATGGGCATCGGCGATCTCGGGCGTACCGGTCGAGGAGATCGAGGCGTTCGCGCGGCTGGTCGGGACGACCAAGCGCTCCTTCTTCCGTCTCGGTTACGGGTTCACCCGCAGCCGCAATGGCGCCGCGCAGATGCACGCCGCGCTGTGCATCCCGGCGGTGACCGGCGCCTGGCAATATGAGGGCGGCGGCGCGTTCTTCAACAATGCCGGCATCTGGCGCTTCGACGAATCGATCATCGAAGGCCACGACGCGATCGATCCCTCGACGCGGGTGCTCGACCAGTCGCAGATCGGCCGCATCCTGACCGGCGATGCCGAGGCACTGAAGGGCGGCGGGCCGGTCAAGGCGATGCTGATCCAGAACACCAATCCGATGACGGTCGCGCCCGAGCAGGCGCTGGTGCAGCAGGGATTTGCCCGCGAGGATCTGTTCGTCGCGGTGCATGAGCAGTTCATGACCGAGACGGCGCAGATGGCCGACATCGTGCTGCCGGCAACGATGTTCATGGAGCACGACGACCTCTATTACGGCGGCGGTCATCAGCACATCTCGGTCGGCCCGAAGCTGATCGATCCGCCCGGCGAATGCCGCTCGAACCACGAGGTGCTGCAGGGACTCGGCCGCAGGCTCAATGCGGTGCATCCCGGTTTCGACATGACGCCGCGCCAACTGATCGATGCGACGCTGAAGAAGAGCGGGCACGGCGATATCGAAAAGCTCGAGGCGGATATCTGGCGCGATCTGCAGCCGGATTTCCGGACTTCGCATTATCTCGACGGCTTTGCTCACGCCGACAAGAAATTCCACTTCAAGGTCGATTGGGGCAGGGTTCCGGTCGGCGCGGGCGGGCTGATGGGCGCGTGGGACAAGATGCCCTCGCTGCCCGATCACTGGACCATCATCGAGGAGGCGGACGCGCAGCATCCGTTCCGGCTCGCGACGTCGCCGTCGCGCAGCTTCCTCAACACCAGCTTCAACGAAACGCCGTCGTCGCAGGCCCGCGAGGGCGCGCCGACCGTGATGATCCACCCTGACGATGCGGCCGGCCTGTCGATCGCCGATGGCGATGCGGTGACGCTCGGCAACATGCGCGGCGAGACCACGCTGACGGCAAAACTGTTCGATGGCGTTCGCCGCGGCGTGCTGATCGCCGAGTCGATCCATCCGAACAAGTCCCATATCGGCGGGCGCGGCATCAACATGCTGACCGGTGCGGAGGCCGTCGCGCCGCTCGGCGGCGCCGCATTCCACGACAACAAGGTCTGGATCAGGAAGGCGTCCGCCGCATAA
- a CDS encoding FAD-binding and (Fe-S)-binding domain-containing protein, translating to MKNASSLEQRLRSELTGDVFFDAFNRGRYATDASFYQIMPAGVVVPRSIDEALRTLAIVRDAGRIVTPRGGGTSQCGQTVNDGIVVDLSKHLNRILSLDVENRTCVVEPGIVLDDLNRQLRKHGLWFPVDVSTASRATIGGMAGNNSCGGRSLRYGTMRDNTLSMDAALADGTLLHFGEVPRDLTRINAPDSGERLFRDMLDLGEREAAEIADKFPKVQRRVGGYNLDALVPRNAPNNMAHLLVGSEGTLAFTTQVELKLWPVIRNRALGVCHFGSFYEAMDAAQHLVKLRPIAVELVDRTMIALGREIAMFQPIISAAVRGDPDAILVVEFAEEDQSDNLARLKQLGELMGDLGFGWDRPQRKWGGVVEITEPALQTGIADFRAAGLNVMMSMKQEGKPVSFVEDCAVPLPHLADYTERLNAVFARHGTRGTMYAHASEGCLHVRPVLNLKLEKDVKAMRAIAEEAFAMVREYKGSHSGEHGDGLVRSEFHETMFGARIVADFREVKQRFDPANTLNPGKIVDPPRMDDRSLFRFSPDYRVGELKTVLDWSAYPGAGGGFQGAVEMCNNNGACRKLEGGVMCPSYRATRNEKDVTRGRANTLRLAISGQLGPDALASDEMMETLKLCVSCKACRHECPTGVDMAKMKIEVLAARAASHGLSLRDRLVGYLPRYVDLASRFAPLANWRNKSPLLRALFEKLAGISAKRALPAFRRDTFRPEADVLGPVGGREVVLFADTFNRGYERENLDAAIEVLVAGGYRVHLPRASDGGRAPCCGRTFLSAGLVEQARAELDRLVATYTPFAARGVPIIGLEPSCLLTLRDELLSLRSDEAARTVSAHALLFEEFLVREAEAGRLTLPLGAVAGKAVVHGHCHQKSFGAFKPVEKVLRLVPGLDVKTIESSCCGMAGAFGYGADTYQASIEMAELSLLPAVRSADQDTLIVADGTSCRHQIKDGSGRTPLHVASVLAISLKRATSNSDQVLPTKEKTHG from the coding sequence ATGAAGAACGCCTCCTCGCTCGAACAGCGCCTGCGGTCCGAACTGACCGGCGACGTCTTCTTCGATGCCTTCAACCGCGGCCGCTACGCGACCGACGCCTCGTTCTACCAGATCATGCCCGCCGGCGTGGTGGTGCCGCGCTCCATCGACGAGGCGCTGCGGACACTGGCGATCGTCCGCGACGCCGGGCGGATCGTGACCCCGCGCGGCGGCGGCACGTCGCAATGCGGCCAGACCGTCAATGACGGCATCGTGGTCGATCTCTCCAAGCACCTGAACCGCATCCTCTCGCTCGACGTCGAGAACCGCACTTGCGTGGTCGAGCCCGGCATCGTGCTCGACGACCTCAACCGTCAGCTCAGGAAGCACGGGCTGTGGTTTCCGGTCGACGTCTCGACCGCGTCGCGCGCCACGATCGGCGGCATGGCGGGCAACAATTCCTGCGGCGGCCGCTCGCTGCGCTACGGCACGATGCGCGACAACACACTGTCGATGGATGCGGCGCTCGCCGACGGCACGCTGCTGCATTTCGGCGAGGTGCCGCGCGACCTGACGCGGATCAACGCTCCCGACAGCGGTGAGAGGCTGTTCCGCGACATGCTCGATCTCGGTGAGCGCGAGGCGGCCGAGATCGCGGACAAATTCCCCAAGGTGCAGCGCCGGGTCGGCGGCTATAACCTCGACGCGCTGGTGCCACGCAACGCGCCGAACAACATGGCGCATCTTCTGGTCGGTTCGGAAGGCACGCTCGCCTTCACGACCCAGGTCGAGCTGAAGCTGTGGCCGGTGATCCGCAACAGGGCGCTCGGCGTCTGCCATTTCGGCAGCTTCTACGAGGCGATGGACGCCGCCCAGCATCTGGTCAAGCTGCGGCCGATTGCGGTGGAACTGGTCGACCGCACCATGATCGCGCTCGGCCGCGAGATCGCGATGTTCCAGCCGATCATTTCGGCTGCGGTGCGCGGCGATCCGGACGCGATCCTGGTGGTCGAGTTCGCCGAGGAAGATCAGTCCGACAACCTCGCGCGCCTGAAGCAGCTCGGCGAGCTGATGGGCGACCTCGGCTTCGGCTGGGACAGACCGCAGCGCAAATGGGGCGGTGTGGTCGAGATAACAGAGCCCGCGTTGCAGACCGGCATTGCCGATTTCCGCGCCGCCGGGCTCAACGTCATGATGTCGATGAAGCAGGAGGGTAAGCCGGTCTCGTTCGTCGAGGATTGCGCGGTGCCGCTGCCACACCTTGCCGACTACACCGAGCGGCTCAATGCCGTCTTTGCCAGGCACGGCACCCGCGGCACGATGTATGCCCATGCCTCGGAAGGCTGCCTGCATGTGCGCCCGGTGCTCAATCTCAAGCTCGAGAAGGACGTCAAGGCAATGCGCGCCATTGCCGAGGAAGCCTTCGCAATGGTGCGCGAGTACAAGGGCTCGCATTCCGGCGAGCACGGCGACGGCCTGGTGCGCTCGGAATTCCACGAGACCATGTTCGGCGCGCGGATCGTGGCCGATTTCCGCGAGGTCAAGCAGCGCTTCGATCCGGCCAATACGCTCAACCCGGGCAAGATCGTCGATCCCCCCAGGATGGACGACCGCTCGCTGTTCCGTTTCTCGCCGGACTATCGCGTCGGCGAATTGAAGACCGTGCTGGACTGGTCGGCCTATCCCGGCGCCGGCGGCGGTTTCCAGGGCGCGGTCGAGATGTGCAACAACAACGGCGCCTGCCGCAAGCTCGAAGGCGGCGTGATGTGCCCGTCCTATCGGGCGACGCGCAACGAGAAGGACGTCACCCGCGGCCGCGCCAACACGCTGCGGCTGGCGATCTCGGGCCAGCTCGGGCCGGACGCACTCGCCTCCGACGAGATGATGGAGACGCTGAAACTCTGCGTGTCCTGCAAGGCCTGCCGCCACGAATGCCCGACCGGCGTCGACATGGCCAAGATGAAGATCGAGGTGCTGGCGGCCCGTGCCGCGTCGCACGGCCTGTCGCTGCGCGACCGGCTGGTCGGCTATCTGCCGCGCTATGTCGATCTGGCCTCGCGCTTCGCGCCGCTCGCGAACTGGCGCAACAAGAGCCCGCTGCTGCGTGCATTGTTCGAGAAGCTCGCCGGCATCAGCGCCAAGCGCGCGCTGCCGGCGTTTCGCCGCGATACGTTCCGCCCCGAGGCCGATGTGCTGGGTCCCGTGGGTGGCCGCGAAGTGGTGCTGTTCGCCGACACCTTCAATCGTGGCTACGAGCGGGAGAATCTCGACGCGGCGATCGAGGTGCTGGTCGCCGGCGGCTATCGAGTGCATCTGCCCAGAGCGTCGGACGGCGGCCGCGCACCGTGCTGTGGGCGAACGTTCCTGTCGGCGGGACTGGTCGAGCAGGCGCGTGCCGAGCTCGACCGGCTGGTTGCGACCTACACGCCGTTCGCCGCCCGTGGCGTGCCGATCATTGGCCTCGAGCCGAGCTGCCTGCTAACGTTGCGCGACGAGCTGCTGTCGCTGCGTTCGGATGAGGCCGCCAGGACCGTCAGCGCGCACGCTTTGCTGTTCGAGGAATTTTTGGTGCGAGAAGCGGAAGCCGGACGACTGACCTTGCCGCTCGGCGCCGTCGCCGGCAAGGCCGTGGTGCACGGTCATTGTCATCAAAAATCCTTCGGCGCGTTCAAACCGGTGGAGAAGGTGCTGCGGCTGGTGCCGGGCCTCGACGTCAAGACCATTGAGTCGAGCTGCTGCGGCATGGCCGGCGCGTTCGGCTATGGCGCGGACACCTATCAGGCCTCGATCGAGATGGCCGAGCTGTCGCTGCTGCCCGCGGTTCGCAGCGCGGATCAGGACACGCTGATCGTGGCCGACGGCACCTCGTGCCGGCACCAGATCAAGGACGGCAGCGGACGCACGCCACTGCATGTCGCCAGCGTATTGGCGATAAGCCTGAAACGTGCGACATCGAATTCTGACCAAGTGTTACCGACAAAGGAAAAGACCCATGGCTGA
- a CDS encoding GntR family transcriptional regulator, protein MKSAIPETGVPITHPAAGNGSDRQEVSLHGEILLRLRDYVVEGNIPEGSRVPERQLCEMLGISRTPLREALKVLAAEGLIELLPNRGARVRQLSQRDLEELFDVMAGLESLAGRLACESITNEEIAAIERLHYEMYGHYLHRDMHGYFQTNQQIHESIVAAARNETLKTTYANFAGRIRRVRYSANFARKRQRWAEAMREHEAILDALRRRAGSELSDILFAHLRNKRSAAIENLAEREGTAQEAAPQGS, encoded by the coding sequence ATGAAATCTGCGATTCCCGAGACCGGGGTTCCGATCACCCATCCCGCCGCCGGCAACGGCAGCGACCGCCAGGAAGTCTCGCTCCACGGCGAGATCCTGCTGCGGCTCCGCGACTATGTGGTGGAAGGCAACATTCCCGAGGGCTCCCGCGTTCCGGAACGCCAGCTGTGCGAGATGCTTGGAATCTCCAGGACGCCGCTGCGCGAGGCGCTCAAGGTGCTGGCCGCCGAAGGCCTGATCGAGCTGTTGCCCAACCGCGGCGCGCGGGTGCGCCAGCTCAGCCAGCGCGACCTCGAGGAATTGTTCGACGTCATGGCCGGGCTGGAGAGCCTGGCTGGACGGCTGGCCTGCGAGAGCATCACGAACGAGGAAATCGCCGCGATCGAGCGGCTCCACTACGAAATGTACGGCCACTATCTGCACCGCGACATGCACGGCTATTTCCAAACCAACCAGCAGATCCATGAGAGCATCGTCGCGGCCGCGCGCAACGAGACGCTGAAGACGACCTACGCCAATTTCGCCGGCCGGATCCGCCGCGTGCGCTACTCCGCCAATTTCGCCCGCAAGCGGCAGCGCTGGGCCGAGGCGATGCGCGAGCACGAGGCGATCCTCGATGCGCTGCGCCGCCGTGCCGGCAGCGAGCTCAGCGACATCCTGTTCGCCCATCTGCGCAACAAGCGGAGCGCCGCCATCGAGAACCTCGCCGAGCGCGAGGGCACCGCCCAGGAGGCGGCGCCTCAGGGCAGCTAG
- a CDS encoding heme-binding protein: MAELTLEIARKILDAALAKGVEKKLKPLVVTILDARGAVKVTAAQDGTSLMRAEIAHGKAYGALALGMGSRALFQRAQEQAYFIDSVNTLAQGRLVPVPGGVLIMDGATLLGAVGVSGDTSDNDEICAVAGIEAAGLKANAG; encoded by the coding sequence ATGGCTGAGCTCACTCTCGAGATTGCCCGCAAGATTCTGGATGCCGCGCTCGCCAAGGGCGTCGAGAAGAAGCTGAAGCCGCTGGTGGTCACCATCCTCGACGCGCGCGGCGCGGTGAAGGTGACGGCGGCGCAGGACGGCACCAGCCTGATGCGGGCCGAGATCGCCCACGGCAAGGCCTATGGCGCGCTGGCGCTCGGAATGGGATCGCGGGCGCTGTTCCAGCGCGCGCAGGAGCAGGCCTATTTCATCGACAGCGTGAACACGCTGGCGCAGGGCCGGCTGGTGCCGGTCCCCGGCGGCGTGCTGATCATGGACGGTGCGACCCTGCTCGGCGCCGTCGGCGTCAGCGGCGACACCTCGGACAATGACGAGATCTGCGCCGTGGCCGGCATCGAAGCTGCCGGCCTGAAGGCAAACGCGGGCTAG
- a CDS encoding MFS transporter encodes MRLRFKATHVVLAMLCVMYFITYVDRVNIGTAAGEIQKELGLSNTELGLVFSAFAYPYLLFQVIGGWVGDRFGPRQTLFWCGMIWAAATIMTGFVHGLAALFVARFALGFGEGATFPTATRAMQYWTPANRRGFAQGLTHAFARLGNAVTPPVVALLILWLTWRGAFVALGIVSLIWGVVWVWYFRNEPGDHGSITAAELATLPPRPKGERPKVPWGPLLQRMWPVTLTYFCYGWCLWLYLNWLPLFFKNNYSLDLKNSALFASGVFFAGVVGDSIGGVISDRILERTGNVRLARLSVTIVGFAGALLSLMPILFVHDITVVALCLSAGFFCAELVIGPMWSIPMDIAPKYSGTAAGLMNTGSAFAAIVSPLVAGFVIDATGNWYLPFLMSMGLLLLGGFSAFLMHPERPFEEGSESVLPGKVVAAE; translated from the coding sequence ATGAGGCTTCGGTTCAAGGCCACCCATGTCGTGTTGGCCATGCTCTGCGTGATGTATTTCATCACCTATGTCGACCGCGTCAACATCGGCACCGCCGCCGGCGAGATCCAGAAGGAGCTTGGTCTCTCCAACACCGAGCTCGGCCTGGTGTTCTCGGCCTTCGCCTATCCGTATCTGCTGTTCCAGGTGATCGGCGGCTGGGTCGGCGATCGCTTCGGGCCGCGCCAGACCTTGTTCTGGTGCGGCATGATCTGGGCCGCGGCCACCATCATGACCGGCTTTGTCCATGGTCTTGCCGCGCTGTTCGTCGCGCGCTTCGCGCTCGGGTTCGGCGAAGGCGCGACATTCCCGACCGCGACGCGCGCCATGCAGTACTGGACGCCTGCCAACCGCCGCGGCTTCGCGCAAGGCCTGACCCACGCCTTTGCACGGCTCGGCAACGCGGTGACCCCGCCGGTGGTCGCACTCCTGATCCTCTGGCTGACATGGCGCGGCGCCTTCGTCGCGCTCGGTATCGTCAGTCTCATCTGGGGCGTCGTGTGGGTCTGGTACTTCCGCAACGAGCCGGGCGACCATGGCTCCATCACCGCAGCCGAGCTCGCGACGTTGCCGCCGCGACCGAAAGGCGAGCGGCCGAAGGTGCCGTGGGGACCGCTGTTGCAGCGGATGTGGCCGGTGACGCTGACCTATTTCTGCTACGGCTGGTGCCTGTGGCTCTACCTCAATTGGCTGCCGCTGTTCTTCAAGAACAACTACAGCCTCGATCTGAAGAACTCGGCGCTGTTCGCATCCGGCGTGTTCTTTGCCGGCGTCGTCGGCGACAGCATCGGCGGCGTCATCTCCGACCGCATCCTCGAACGTACGGGCAATGTGCGGCTGGCGCGGCTCAGCGTCACGATCGTGGGCTTTGCCGGCGCGCTGCTCTCGCTGATGCCAATCCTGTTCGTTCACGACATCACCGTGGTCGCGCTCTGCCTGTCGGCCGGCTTCTTCTGCGCCGAGCTCGTGATCGGCCCGATGTGGTCGATCCCGATGGACATCGCGCCGAAATATTCCGGCACCGCGGCTGGGCTCATGAACACCGGCTCGGCTTTTGCGGCGATCGTCTCGCCGCTGGTTGCCGGCTTCGTCATCGACGCCACCGGCAACTGGTACCTGCCGTTCCTGATGTCGATGGGGCTGCTGTTGCTCGGTGGTTTCTCGGCGTTCCTGATGCACCCCGAGCGGCCGTTCGAGGAGGGTAGCGAGTCGGTGCTGCCCGGGAAGGTGGTGGCCGCCGAATGA
- a CDS encoding alanine--glyoxylate aminotransferase family protein, translating to MYQGRHFLQIPGPSPVPDRILRAMDMPVIDHRSAEFAELGRTVLEGSAKIFQTAGPVVIFPSSGTGAWEAAIVNTLSPGDKVLMVETGHFATLWRQLAGRFGIEVDFIAGDWRRGADPALIEARLTADTAHSIKAVMVVHNETSTGATSRIADIRAAIDRTNHPALLMVDTISSLGSVDYRHDEWKVDVSVSCSQKGFMLPPGLGFNAISEKARAASRSNKMPRSYFDWEEMLKPNAKGFFPYTPATNLLYGLREAIAMLLEEGLDNVFARHRRLAAATRAAVNQWGLENLCQEPSEFSPVLTAVLMPPGHDADQFRKAVLDNFNMSLGAGLSKVAGKVFRIGHLGECNELTLLGALTGVEMGLSVAGVPHRAGGVEAAMRLLEQRDQRNASHLKVVGT from the coding sequence ATGTATCAAGGACGCCATTTCCTGCAGATTCCGGGACCGAGCCCGGTCCCGGATCGCATTCTTCGCGCGATGGACATGCCGGTCATCGACCACCGCAGCGCGGAGTTTGCCGAGCTTGGCCGCACCGTGCTGGAGGGAAGCGCCAAGATCTTCCAGACCGCGGGGCCGGTGGTGATCTTCCCGTCGTCGGGCACCGGCGCCTGGGAAGCCGCGATCGTCAACACGCTGTCGCCCGGCGACAAGGTCCTGATGGTCGAGACCGGCCACTTCGCCACGCTGTGGCGGCAACTCGCCGGCCGGTTCGGCATCGAGGTCGACTTCATTGCCGGCGATTGGCGCCGGGGTGCCGATCCTGCGTTGATCGAAGCAAGGCTTACCGCGGACACCGCGCACAGCATCAAGGCGGTGATGGTCGTCCACAACGAGACCTCGACCGGCGCGACCAGCCGGATCGCCGACATCCGTGCCGCTATCGACCGCACCAACCATCCGGCGCTCCTGATGGTCGACACCATTTCCTCGCTGGGCTCGGTCGATTACCGGCACGACGAGTGGAAGGTCGATGTCAGTGTCAGCTGCTCGCAGAAGGGTTTCATGCTGCCGCCCGGCCTCGGCTTCAATGCGATCTCGGAAAAAGCCCGCGCCGCGTCCCGCAGCAACAAGATGCCGCGCTCCTATTTCGATTGGGAGGAGATGCTGAAGCCGAACGCCAAGGGCTTCTTCCCCTATACGCCGGCGACGAACCTGCTCTACGGGCTGCGCGAGGCGATCGCGATGCTGCTGGAAGAGGGCCTCGACAACGTGTTCGCCCGCCATCGGCGGCTGGCTGCCGCGACGCGCGCCGCCGTCAACCAATGGGGCCTCGAGAATCTCTGCCAGGAGCCGTCGGAGTTCTCGCCGGTGCTGACCGCGGTGTTGATGCCGCCCGGCCATGATGCCGATCAGTTCCGCAAGGCCGTGCTCGACAATTTCAACATGTCGCTCGGGGCCGGCCTGTCGAAGGTCGCCGGCAAGGTGTTCCGCATCGGGCATCTCGGCGAGTGCAACGAGCTGACCTTGCTCGGCGCGCTCACCGGCGTCGAGATGGGGCTGTCGGTCGCCGGCGTGCCGCACCGCGCGGGCGGCGTCGAGGCGGCGATGCGGCTGCTCGAACAGCGCGATCAACGCAACGCGTCGCATCTGAAGGTGGTCGGCACCTAG